In Methanocaldococcus lauensis, a single genomic region encodes these proteins:
- the csx20 gene encoding CRISPR-associated protein Csx20 yields MPKMFLLFSHNLTDDQIKDAKENLKVDKFIYLPKELQNIWSNIPPEVEDITDYLKPIKEFLKNNANDGDYVLIQGDFGATYNMVSYAFENNLIPIYATTKRVVKEVIENGKVITIREFKHCRFRKYK; encoded by the coding sequence TTGCCAAAGATGTTTTTATTATTTTCTCATAATCTTACTGATGACCAAATAAAAGATGCAAAGGAAAATTTAAAGGTAGATAAATTTATATATTTGCCAAAAGAATTACAAAATATTTGGAGTAATATTCCCCCAGAAGTTGAGGATATAACCGATTATCTAAAACCTATAAAAGAATTTCTAAAAAATAATGCAAATGATGGGGACTATGTATTAATACAGGGGGACTTTGGAGCAACATACAATATGGTTAGCTATGCCTTTGAGAATAATTTAATTCCTATTTATGCAACTACAAAAAGAGTGGTTAAAGAAGTTATAGAGAATGGTAAAGTGATAACAATTAGAGAATTTAAACATTGTAGATTCAGAAAATATAAATAG
- the cas10 gene encoding type III-A CRISPR-associated protein Cas10/Csm1 yields MDKDYKALMIGSLLHDIGKFIQRAKNPRSKSHEEFGYKYLKNKFEEGFLTNLDKETKKKILNIVKEHHNDKIKRGLVGIVRLADWLSSGERESPKTYEEIYKDKDIEILNSNKQKLMSIFEILRINEEDYIDEALTIYNNEITYKYECIPLKIHDEVIFARESSFHSEDNTYYNLLTRFNEELKEFSEPTFEELYQLIQKYMWCIPSVTLWKKGNKIFGGIPDISLFDHLKTTCAIACCLYNLYKDGKLTDDDIEKLLKNNKKLWNKPIFSLIHGDISGIQNFIFTISSKYAIKSLKGRSFYLDFLTEYLAKYICKELNLPIANILYYGGGHFYILSYLLDDNKINEFEKKINDTLYNMFKTKIYVTIEKYDVTPNNFKMKNDENFAKIWRYVADVTLKKKFKKFSYKISEIFKPYGSEKEDKCKICNRDIELKKENENKEYFYLYEENNKEIICKYCASFIMLTEILKKFEINKKIEFNKEFEIKHLKIKTKFSNIPAIKELIDKLGLDFNDNNYWLDTYYLPHDSGELIIPYKIWSIAFPLEKVEEDEDSKEYKIRDFDTLANLAYKRTGTNKIAILKMDVDYLGTIFTQGLGKESTENNKKIKSRASISRMSTLSSMLTLFFTGYIPHLINTGKTETVKINGEPVRYKDYIYLVYSGGDDTLIVGSWDVVIDLAKRIRKNFSKFVCYNPDITLSAGIVLIDPKFEFKKAVNIAEEELETAKGYSIYEDDNMKIDKNALSIFESPMNWYVEVYYNKEMWEKWKKLQEIGILPKRYEILLKFESLVENINENELEKRFENALISKDSKISRRLLHISQNVADRLNKVINKKNNGEIILNLPYYWRMLYYLYRNYKNNNKLDKNVKFIEDYLKSKVMGQIKSPKIKFSCNDLKVAAKIVELKTREGEKNA; encoded by the coding sequence ATGGATAAAGATTATAAAGCGTTAATGATTGGAAGTTTATTGCACGATATTGGGAAGTTTATACAGAGGGCTAAAAATCCAAGAAGTAAATCGCATGAGGAATTTGGTTATAAATATCTGAAAAACAAATTTGAAGAAGGATTTTTAACAAATTTAGATAAGGAAACAAAGAAAAAAATCTTAAACATTGTTAAAGAACATCATAATGATAAAATAAAGAGAGGTTTAGTGGGGATTGTTAGATTAGCCGATTGGTTGAGCAGTGGTGAAAGAGAATCTCCAAAAACATATGAAGAAATATATAAAGATAAGGATATTGAAATATTAAACAGTAATAAACAAAAATTAATGTCAATATTTGAAATTCTTAGAATTAATGAAGAAGATTATATTGATGAAGCCCTTACAATTTATAATAACGAAATCACTTACAAGTATGAATGTATTCCCTTAAAAATACATGATGAAGTAATTTTTGCACGTGAATCATCTTTTCATAGTGAAGATAATACATATTATAATCTTTTAACAAGATTTAATGAGGAATTAAAGGAATTTTCAGAACCTACTTTTGAAGAACTTTACCAGTTAATACAAAAATATATGTGGTGTATTCCATCAGTAACATTATGGAAGAAAGGAAATAAAATTTTTGGAGGAATACCAGATATCTCATTATTTGACCATTTAAAAACTACTTGTGCTATTGCATGTTGCTTATATAATTTATACAAAGATGGAAAACTAACAGATGATGATATCGAAAAACTACTGAAAAATAACAAAAAACTTTGGAATAAGCCAATATTTTCATTAATTCATGGAGATATATCTGGAATACAGAATTTTATTTTTACAATCTCTTCAAAATATGCTATAAAATCATTAAAAGGTAGAAGTTTTTACTTGGATTTCTTAACTGAATATTTAGCAAAATACATTTGTAAAGAGCTAAATTTACCAATAGCTAATATACTATATTATGGAGGAGGTCATTTCTATATTTTGAGTTATCTTTTAGATGACAATAAAATTAATGAATTTGAAAAAAAGATAAATGACACATTATACAATATGTTTAAAACAAAAATCTATGTTACTATTGAAAAATATGATGTAACCCCAAATAACTTCAAAATGAAAAATGATGAAAACTTTGCAAAAATTTGGCGATATGTTGCAGATGTTACTCTTAAAAAGAAGTTTAAAAAATTTAGTTATAAAATTAGTGAAATTTTTAAGCCTTATGGCTCTGAAAAAGAGGACAAATGTAAGATATGCAATAGAGATATTGAATTAAAGAAAGAAAATGAAAATAAAGAATACTTCTATTTATATGAAGAAAATAATAAAGAAATAATTTGTAAATATTGTGCATCTTTTATAATGCTTACAGAAATTTTGAAAAAGTTTGAAATTAATAAAAAAATTGAATTCAATAAAGAATTTGAAATAAAACATCTAAAAATAAAGACGAAATTTTCTAATATTCCCGCAATTAAAGAACTAATTGATAAGTTAGGTTTAGATTTTAATGACAACAATTATTGGCTTGACACATACTATTTGCCTCATGATAGTGGAGAACTTATAATACCATATAAAATATGGAGTATTGCATTTCCATTAGAGAAAGTAGAAGAAGATGAAGACAGTAAGGAATATAAAATAAGAGATTTCGATACTTTAGCAAATTTAGCATATAAAAGAACAGGGACTAATAAAATAGCAATATTGAAGATGGATGTTGATTATCTTGGGACTATATTTACTCAGGGTTTAGGTAAAGAATCTACTGAAAATAACAAAAAAATAAAAAGTAGAGCATCTATCTCAAGAATGAGCACATTAAGTTCCATGTTAACTTTATTTTTTACAGGATACATTCCTCATTTAATAAACACTGGTAAAACTGAAACTGTAAAAATTAATGGAGAGCCTGTAAGATACAAAGATTATATATATTTAGTTTATTCTGGGGGTGATGATACCTTAATAGTTGGAAGTTGGGATGTTGTTATTGATTTAGCTAAAAGAATTAGAAAGAACTTTTCAAAATTTGTGTGCTATAATCCAGATATTACACTAAGTGCTGGAATTGTTTTAATTGATCCAAAGTTTGAATTTAAGAAGGCAGTTAATATAGCAGAGGAGGAATTAGAAACTGCAAAAGGATATAGTATTTATGAAGATGATAATATGAAGATAGATAAAAATGCTTTATCTATCTTTGAAAGTCCTATGAACTGGTATGTAGAAGTTTATTATAATAAAGAAATGTGGGAAAAATGGAAAAAATTACAAGAAATTGGAATCTTACCTAAAAGATACGAAATATTATTGAAATTTGAAAGTTTAGTTGAAAATATTAATGAGAATGAATTGGAAAAGAGGTTTGAAAATGCTCTAATTTCAAAAGATTCAAAGATTAGCAGAAGATTATTGCATATCTCTCAAAATGTGGCAGATAGATTAAATAAGGTCATTAATAAGAAAAATAATGGTGAGATTATATTAAATCTACCTTACTATTGGAGAATGCTCTACTACCTTTATAGAAACTACAAAAATAACAATAAATTAGATAAGAATGTTAAATTTATTGAAGACTATCTTAAAAGTAAGGTTATGGGGCAAATAAAGTCCCCTAAAATTAAATTCAGTTGTAATGATTTGAAAGTTGCCGCCAAAATTGTTGAACTTAAAACGAGGGAGGGTGAGAAAAATGCATAA
- the csm2 gene encoding type III-A CRISPR-associated protein Csm2, whose amino-acid sequence MHKQRHNRKQSNTLEDKLKNKIENNTKDPRNRYCLEYNEKYSQILSDICNIIEVLKTQPLKVNIKNKTYDIPKNVKNDILDLIIMQKDIGNIDIKKFQNSLKGDLEKNVDTIFQEIDYVIFCKIIDKYVKDILNLQELADKICEIILLSEYLAEKHFSDLPSTKFREFYDYVLRIYENYKKNDGGKNIKWFIEFSLIKPKIAYYYGKEKKDSNKKLALKKLEYLINSVIDNIDNTSTPKEKFKKFENFKTFYESVVAYHRIYAKSEH is encoded by the coding sequence ATGCATAAGCAAAGACATAATAGAAAACAATCTAATACCTTAGAAGATAAATTAAAAAATAAGATTGAAAATAATACTAAAGACCCCAGAAATCGCTATTGTTTAGAATATAATGAGAAATACAGTCAGATTTTAAGTGATATTTGTAATATTATTGAGGTTCTAAAAACTCAGCCTTTAAAAGTTAATATTAAAAATAAAACTTATGATATACCTAAAAATGTCAAAAATGATATATTAGATTTAATTATTATGCAAAAAGATATAGGGAATATAGATATAAAAAAATTCCAAAACTCTTTAAAAGGAGATTTAGAAAAAAATGTAGATACTATATTTCAAGAAATAGATTATGTAATTTTTTGTAAAATTATCGACAAGTATGTAAAGGATATATTAAATCTTCAAGAATTAGCAGATAAAATATGTGAAATAATATTACTATCTGAATATCTTGCAGAAAAGCATTTTTCAGATTTACCCTCTACAAAATTTAGAGAGTTTTATGATTATGTATTAAGAATTTATGAGAATTATAAGAAAAATGATGGAGGAAAAAATATTAAATGGTTTATTGAGTTCTCATTGATAAAGCCAAAAATTGCATATTATTATGGAAAAGAAAAAAAAGATAGTAATAAAAAATTAGCGTTAAAAAAATTAGAGTATCTTATTAATAGTGTAATTGATAATATAGATAATACATCCACTCCAAAAGAGAAATTTAAGAAATTTGAAAACTTCAAGACCTTTTATGAATCTGTTGTAGCATATCATAGAATCTATGCAAAATCAGAACATTAA
- the csm3 gene encoding type III-A CRISPR-associated RAMP protein Csm3, protein MVFGNNTNNIPKASKDSQDNGILLKGKVILEGIIELQTGIHIGGNKETLKIGGTDNSVIKDANGLVYIPGSSLKGKIRSLLEKVYGTYKIENNERKPKNNGEPCECGRVECVICQLFGPHNSNNIIKPPRVVVRDAYLVKKDNNKNEYVPVDLNEINDYLEIKPENMIDRLKGTAKHPRFTERVVKGSMFKFEVVFNIYEENDKELIKKFIEGLKLLEDDYLGGSGSRGYGKIKFRELKLINRPKKYYEGKGKEIIKPNESTNNLDELIKILDKKNDDNNFWIYDQNDT, encoded by the coding sequence ATGGTTTTTGGAAATAATACAAATAATATTCCAAAGGCTTCAAAAGATTCTCAAGATAATGGGATATTATTAAAAGGTAAGGTTATATTAGAGGGTATTATTGAACTACAAACTGGAATTCATATTGGGGGTAATAAAGAGACATTAAAAATTGGAGGAACAGATAATTCAGTTATAAAAGATGCTAATGGTCTTGTGTATATTCCAGGTAGTTCTTTAAAAGGAAAAATAAGAAGTCTATTAGAAAAAGTATATGGGACTTACAAAATAGAAAATAATGAAAGAAAACCAAAAAATAATGGTGAGCCATGCGAATGCGGTCGTGTTGAATGTGTAATATGTCAGTTATTTGGTCCTCACAATTCAAACAATATTATAAAACCTCCAAGAGTCGTTGTAAGGGATGCCTATTTAGTTAAAAAAGATAACAATAAAAATGAATATGTTCCAGTTGATTTAAATGAAATTAATGATTACTTAGAAATTAAGCCAGAAAATATGATAGATAGATTAAAAGGAACTGCTAAACATCCAAGATTTACTGAAAGGGTTGTAAAAGGAAGTATGTTTAAGTTTGAGGTTGTGTTTAACATTTATGAAGAGAACGATAAAGAGTTAATAAAAAAATTTATTGAAGGATTGAAGTTGTTAGAAGATGATTATTTAGGAGGTTCTGGAAGTAGAGGATATGGTAAAATCAAATTTAGGGAGTTAAAGTTAATTAATAGACCCAAAAAATATTATGAAGGAAAAGGTAAGGAAATTATAAAGCCTAACGAATCTACAAATAATTTAGATGAATTAATCAAAATTTTAGATAAAAAAAATGATGACAATAATTTTTGGATTTATGACCAAAATGATACCTAA
- the csm4 gene encoding type III-A CRISPR-associated RAMP protein Csm4 — protein sequence MEVIENIKLVELKPKINSKYHFGEGSLEHSGYIFHSNSLFSAIFNNYVKLYGKNDKNLEELKNIKISSLFLKIDGNNEDIYLIPKPEHPYFYILKENIKGITPKDVKKIQFFSVKAYIDYLNGKIKWEGENLKEIINNQTINKKIVISKDEIDEIKKVFNITENSLKDVKIKLISSILEQKVAIDRIKNISLQIDNRGQLYTVEFIKLHKNVGYYFLIDYNSDDEEFINKLEASIRLIADEGLGGERSSGAGFFESVKISELNNDFKNLFKMSDNLGYKTTLGIAIPNKNNYDKIIYYKFMEFGGYIYSPYSFSYPKKRVLALTEGSIVKSDFKGCVLDNIAPENFKCHNVYLHGKPILIPFKGDYNDSKV from the coding sequence ATGGAAGTTATTGAAAACATAAAGTTGGTAGAATTAAAACCAAAAATAAATAGTAAATATCACTTTGGAGAGGGTAGTTTAGAACATAGTGGCTATATTTTCCATTCAAACAGTTTATTTTCTGCAATATTTAATAATTATGTAAAGTTATATGGAAAAAATGATAAAAATCTTGAAGAATTAAAAAATATAAAAATTTCATCTTTATTTTTAAAAATTGATGGAAATAATGAAGATATTTATTTAATCCCTAAACCAGAACATCCCTACTTTTATATTTTAAAGGAAAATATTAAAGGTATTACTCCAAAAGATGTCAAAAAAATACAGTTTTTTTCTGTAAAGGCTTATATAGATTACTTAAATGGAAAAATAAAATGGGAAGGAGAAAATTTAAAAGAAATTATAAACAATCAGACAATAAATAAAAAGATAGTAATATCAAAGGACGAAATAGACGAAATAAAAAAAGTATTTAATATAACAGAAAATTCATTAAAAGATGTAAAAATTAAGTTAATATCCTCAATTCTTGAACAAAAAGTGGCAATAGATAGAATAAAAAATATTTCATTACAAATAGATAACAGAGGACAATTATACACTGTTGAATTCATAAAACTACATAAAAATGTTGGCTATTACTTTTTAATTGATTATAATAGTGATGATGAAGAATTTATTAATAAATTAGAGGCATCTATAAGGTTAATAGCCGATGAAGGTTTGGGAGGTGAAAGAAGTTCTGGGGCAGGATTTTTTGAAAGCGTAAAGATTTCTGAATTAAATAACGATTTTAAAAATTTATTCAAAATGTCTGATAATTTAGGATATAAAACTACATTGGGAATTGCTATTCCAAATAAAAACAATTACGATAAAATTATATACTACAAATTTATGGAATTTGGAGGTTACATATACTCACCATACAGTTTTTCATATCCAAAAAAAAGAGTTTTGGCTTTAACTGAGGGTTCTATCGTTAAATCAGATTTTAAAGGTTGCGTATTAGACAATATTGCTCCTGAAAACTTTAAATGTCATAATGTTTATCTCCATGGAAAGCCAATATTAATTCCATTTAAAGGGGATTATAATGATAGTAAAGTGTAA
- the csm5 gene encoding type III-A CRISPR-associated RAMP protein Csm5, translating to MIVKCKVLSPVFIGCGDEYTPLDYFIENGKVYIVDFNKVLDNINDIKKINEITDYIKQNIHNNRIEVNAKDILSRLKLCPTDDNYVSKSLDCEIKNDSKTRVKKFISQNGVPYIPGSSIKGAIRTAYLFYYYDKHFTKLLKILNLNNHKSDSKKRHVNVNDIEKKLIKYAISDNAQNDFFKYLKISDSLNLNGTFKFINTQRWYIKKRHGNPFGVKEDVEALVDGNFDIDIKIEDEFINEISKKLKLKTSYNIRNETDKFEILKDICNSFAECIVEFELKRNYPIYIEDFYEKLLKDIKNNNAIYLNLGFGGGFFSKTIYPLLWKHDKENKKFDEIKELFIKMAGNNEKLIKAWQSAEEYTDFPTTKTVYVKNESAELPMGWIKIEREV from the coding sequence ATGATAGTAAAGTGTAAAGTATTATCACCAGTTTTTATTGGTTGTGGGGACGAATATACTCCATTAGATTATTTTATAGAGAATGGTAAAGTGTATATTGTGGATTTCAATAAAGTTTTAGATAATATTAATGATATTAAGAAAATAAATGAAATAACCGATTATATAAAGCAAAATATTCACAATAATAGAATAGAGGTTAATGCTAAGGATATTCTAAGTAGATTGAAATTATGTCCTACTGATGATAACTATGTATCTAAGTCATTAGATTGTGAAATAAAAAATGATAGTAAAACAAGAGTTAAAAAGTTTATATCTCAAAATGGAGTTCCATATATTCCTGGAAGTTCTATTAAAGGGGCAATAAGAACTGCATATTTGTTTTATTATTATGATAAACATTTTACCAAATTACTAAAAATACTAAATCTAAATAACCATAAATCAGATTCTAAAAAAAGACATGTAAATGTGAATGATATAGAAAAAAAACTTATTAAATATGCAATATCTGATAATGCTCAGAATGACTTTTTTAAATATCTTAAAATTTCAGATTCCTTAAATTTGAATGGAACATTTAAGTTTATAAATACTCAAAGATGGTATATAAAAAAGAGACATGGAAATCCTTTTGGAGTAAAAGAAGATGTAGAAGCTTTAGTAGATGGTAATTTTGATATAGATATAAAAATTGAGGATGAATTTATAAATGAAATATCTAAAAAACTAAAACTAAAAACTTCATATAATATAAGAAATGAAACAGATAAATTTGAAATCTTAAAGGATATTTGTAATAGTTTTGCTGAATGTATTGTAGAATTTGAATTAAAAAGAAATTATCCTATATATATCGAAGACTTTTATGAAAAACTTTTAAAGGATATAAAAAATAACAACGCAATATACTTAAATTTAGGATTTGGTGGGGGCTTTTTCAGTAAAACGATATATCCCTTATTATGGAAGCACGATAAAGAAAATAAAAAATTTGATGAGATTAAAGAATTATTCATAAAGATGGCTGGTAATAATGAAAAATTAATAAAAGCATGGCAATCTGCAGAAGAATATACTGATTTTCCTACGACAAAAACAGTATATGTAAAAAATGAATCTGCAGAATTACCAATGGGTTGGATAAAAATTGAGAGGGAGGTATAA
- the csx1 gene encoding CRISPR-associated CARF protein Csx1 — protein MKNILIAPWGNFKSWREVEYTLGDIKKPSKTSVSVISEKIKPDKTYILVLDTLSNLNSDNYNDIVYEVKNDVENFIKNENLEIKNYETIVCPGVGSFPNGKFLGNLRDYYSFILYKLAKNISGNVHIHLDLTHGINYMPVLTYKAIRDILEILAIRNDAKLTVYNSDPYGGDLAELKIHIVEDSKIIPTYQFSGIQQHPLDTTEYTPKEKIGEIKKIINQNNEIKTLKLLKQNINAFLASIKYALPLVYSTFYVDYKIIEKIADGIIDSYFKYIQIDTDNKTLKRYLKLTTDFDSIIVAYKISKECKLEKYIKNELSLKEIDNLKEELFKNNPYISFIGRELSTIYRIFKEKYNEEEINKISKSWIPMYKFRKEDKDKFNIRNFLAHGGLEKSVTEIYINLDTNNEKDREKIFNNIKLRYCKDFIKKNNDIVKFIYSYLDKKTNKEEKTNILEKLEKVMLNT, from the coding sequence ATGAAAAATATATTAATAGCACCATGGGGAAATTTTAAAAGTTGGAGAGAAGTAGAATATACTCTTGGAGACATTAAAAAACCGTCAAAAACTTCTGTATCAGTCATTTCTGAAAAAATAAAACCAGATAAAACTTATATCTTAGTATTAGATACTTTATCAAATCTAAATTCTGATAATTATAATGACATTGTTTATGAAGTAAAAAATGATGTAGAAAACTTTATAAAAAATGAAAATTTAGAGATTAAAAATTATGAAACAATTGTATGTCCCGGAGTAGGTTCATTCCCAAATGGTAAATTTTTAGGTAATCTAAGAGATTATTATTCATTTATATTATACAAACTTGCCAAAAATATAAGTGGTAATGTTCATATACACTTAGATTTAACACATGGAATTAATTATATGCCAGTTCTAACATATAAAGCAATTAGGGATATTTTAGAAATCTTAGCCATAAGAAATGATGCTAAATTAACAGTTTATAACTCAGATCCTTATGGTGGGGATCTGGCAGAGTTAAAGATACATATCGTTGAGGATTCAAAAATTATCCCAACATATCAATTTAGTGGAATTCAACAACATCCTTTAGATACTACTGAATATACTCCAAAAGAGAAAATTGGGGAGATTAAAAAGATAATAAACCAAAATAATGAGATAAAAACATTAAAATTATTGAAACAAAATATAAATGCTTTTTTAGCATCTATAAAATATGCTCTACCTTTAGTTTATTCAACTTTCTATGTGGATTACAAAATTATAGAAAAAATAGCTGATGGTATTATAGATTCGTATTTTAAATACATCCAAATAGATACAGATAATAAAACATTAAAAAGATACTTAAAACTAACAACAGATTTTGACTCTATAATAGTAGCATATAAGATTTCTAAAGAATGCAAATTAGAGAAATATATTAAAAATGAGTTATCTTTAAAAGAGATTGATAACTTAAAAGAAGAACTATTCAAAAATAACCCATATATTAGTTTTATTGGAAGAGAACTATCTACAATATATCGCATATTTAAAGAAAAATATAATGAAGAGGAAATTAACAAGATATCAAAATCTTGGATACCTATGTATAAATTTAGAAAAGAAGATAAAGATAAATTTAATATTAGAAATTTTCTTGCTCATGGAGGGCTGGAAAAGAGTGTAACAGAGATTTATATAAACTTAGATACAAATAATGAAAAGGACCGTGAAAAAATATTTAATAACATAAAATTAAGATATTGCAAAGATTTTATTAAAAAAAATAATGATATTGTAAAATTTATATACTCTTATTTAGATAAAAAAACTAATAAAGAAGAAAAAACTAATATTTTAGAAAAACTCGAAAAAGTAATGCTTAATACATAA